GAAATATCGGTCAGGATTTCCAGGTGAAAGATGGTTGGCGTATGTATCACGGGCAGACCGTTCCGGGTTTCCCCCCGCATCCGCACCGGGGTTTTGAAACGGTAACGGTGGTTCGCAAAGGCTGGGTCGACCACAGCGATTCGATGGGTGCAGCCGGCCGCTACGGTAACGGCGATGTGCAATGGATGACGGCAGGCAAAGGGTTACAGCACTCTGAAATGTTTCCGTTGGTGAACCAGGATACAGATAATCCGATGGAACTTTTCCAGATTTGGTTGAATTTACCGCGTACCAGCAAAATGGTCGAACCGCACTATAAAATGTTCTGGAACGAGGATATTCCTCGCTACGAAAAGACTGACGGGCAAAACAGGAAAACAAAAATTGAATTGATTGCCGGTCGAATAGACACCCTGGCAGCTCCGGTTCCTCCACCGGATTCGTGGGCGGCAAAAGCCGAAAACGAGGTCGCCATTTGGGTGATACACATGGAACCCAACGCAGTATTTGAGTTGCCGGCCGCTTCACCGGTGGTTAACAGACGGCTGTATTTTTATAAAGGTGACCAGCTTCAATTGAACGATACGAGCTTACCGGCATACCATTCGGCCGATTTACAAGCAGACCAGCAGATCAACATGACTGCAGGTGAGGAAGCCTGCTCTGCCTTGATTTTGCAGGGACGGCCCATGCGTGAACCCGTGGTTCAGTACGGACCGTTTGTGATGAATTCCAAACAAGAGATTGATGAGGCTTTTTCGGAGTACCGGCAAACACAATTTGGTGGTTGGCCCTGGCCGCAGGATGAAGTCACCCATGGCACCGATGCGAAACGGTTTGCCATCTATTCGGACGGCACGAAAGAGGAACGGTAATACACTTCGAACACCTTAGCAACGGTTACTGCCCGGAGAATACTGTGCTGCTGGCAACTTCGTAAAATAGCGTTCTTTTTCCACCGGAGAGTACTGAAAGCTACAAGGACAGACCGTGAAATCAATGCTCATAAGAACAACACAGGAGCAGCCGGCTCAGATCATTCCGCCTGTTTTACCGCGGTTCATCCGTTGCAATCTCTATCTTTCCGATACAAATCTACTATCATTGTTTCCACAGTTGATGAACTTAATGCATCTTTACCTACGCAAAACATTTCAGCTTTGGAATGAACGAAAAGAACCTACATACCCGAAACGACCGTACGTTTGCATTCATGTCTCTAAGTGGTTTTTTCCGTAACCAATTCAACCGCTGGAGCCTTATTGCCGCTACGCTTGTGCTTGTCGGCATCTATAGTTATTTCCTCAGCTTTCGCGACATCCGGGTATTTCCTTCGCAGCACAATTTTGCCGTCGGCTTTTACGACGATAGTGCCAACGGGGGCCATTCAGAAATTGTGCAACACAGCGTTTCCGATTCGGCTATCGCTCTCGATTTCCAGTTAAAGAAAGGATTCCTGAGCCCGTACGTCGGGATAAGTATCGGTCCCACCAGGGACAGTATTATCAATCTGGCTCACTACAACCAAATCCGGTTGACGGTGGCCGCACAGGGCATCAAAAACATCAATTTCTCGTTGTTTACCCGTAACCCCTATTTCCGCCAAAAGGGCAACAGCAACGATTTGAATTTCTATACCCTGGTGGAGATTTCGCCGGAGAAGAAACAATATACCATCGATGTCAACCATATGAATGTGCCCGATTGGTGGCGTACACTGAATCATATCGCCCCACAGGAAAAAATCACTCCGGATTTGCGACATGTATACAATTTCAACATGGGAAATGCCTATGCCCCTGTGTTGAATACCACCTGCTCGTTACACATTTACTCCATATCCATTGTTCGGGATAATAGCTGGCTAGCCGTCATGTTAATCATTGCATGGTTAACATTCTTCATCCTTTTAGTTATCATTTATCACCTCCGCGCCTGGTTGAAACGGAAGCAGGTTTCCATTACTATCTCCTACCGTTTCGTGGAAGTGGAGGAAGAGAGACAACCGGGCGAAAACTTCATCGACTATATC
This Prolixibacter sp. NT017 DNA region includes the following protein-coding sequences:
- a CDS encoding pirin family protein, with the protein product MSETVNHIKPLGFQWEALDPFLFCVHHEDFFPKGNANLGPDKKELVGRNIGQDFQVKDGWRMYHGQTVPGFPPHPHRGFETVTVVRKGWVDHSDSMGAAGRYGNGDVQWMTAGKGLQHSEMFPLVNQDTDNPMELFQIWLNLPRTSKMVEPHYKMFWNEDIPRYEKTDGQNRKTKIELIAGRIDTLAAPVPPPDSWAAKAENEVAIWVIHMEPNAVFELPAASPVVNRRLYFYKGDQLQLNDTSLPAYHSADLQADQQINMTAGEEACSALILQGRPMREPVVQYGPFVMNSKQEIDEAFSEYRQTQFGGWPWPQDEVTHGTDAKRFAIYSDGTKEER
- a CDS encoding helix-turn-helix transcriptional regulator; protein product: MNEKNLHTRNDRTFAFMSLSGFFRNQFNRWSLIAATLVLVGIYSYFLSFRDIRVFPSQHNFAVGFYDDSANGGHSEIVQHSVSDSAIALDFQLKKGFLSPYVGISIGPTRDSIINLAHYNQIRLTVAAQGIKNINFSLFTRNPYFRQKGNSNDLNFYTLVEISPEKKQYTIDVNHMNVPDWWRTLNHIAPQEKITPDLRHVYNFNMGNAYAPVLNTTCSLHIYSISIVRDNSWLAVMLIIAWLTFFILLVIIYHLRAWLKRKQVSITISYRFVEVEEERQPGENFIDYINRSFQEHELSLEQVSDHTGVTPRRIAHFIQETYDCNFKTYINRIRINESKRLLRETDLPIGEIAFKVGFGNQSHFNRVFKNLTELSPSQYRESVR